TTCCAGTTATAGCCAAAAAAAAGGAGCAAGTACAAAAACCTGAGCCAACCCCTGCTACAAAAGCTATGGAGATAAATACAACTTTGCTTAGCGACACAAACAATAGCTTAAAAATTTCTATAAAAAAAGATGGTGATATTTCTGTTTTAGCCAAAACTTCGCCTAAAACTAAAAAAGATGCTGTGGTCGCAAAAAATGCAACTGGTATGCAAACAGATAAAAAAAATACACTTGAAGACAAGCTGATAAACAACACAGGCAAACCTGAGCATTTTGCAAAATCGCCAAAGCAGAATAAAAAAACTACACAAAAAACAAAGCCTAAAACACTCTTTAGTGGACTAAATTTTATAAAATTTGAGCCTACTTCAAATGGCTTAAAGATTATAACAAAAGATAAAATGATTAAGCATTTTGCTTACGAGCAACGCAAGATAGTCATTGACTTTAGTGCAAGGCACAAGGCGTTTAAAACCAAAGAGATAGTTTTAAATCATGGTAGATTTAAAGATATAACTATTGGCTGGCATAAAGGCAACTACCGAGTGGTTATACGCTTGAATGAGCGGTCAGACTATGCCGTTGCACCGCTTAAGAATGAGGGTTATATTTTAGAGCTAAAAAGGTAAATTTTAAGCCAGAAATTAGTTATATTTTGCTAAAATCTCTCTTTTATTTTACTTGGACAGATGGGTGAGTGGCTGAAACCACACCCCTGCTAAGGGTGCAGCTCTTAACGGGGCTCGAGGGTTCAAATCCCTCTCTGTCCGCCACTAACTTTTTCCTTAATTTTCTTTTTTTCTAAAAACTTCCAGATAGTTCCTAAAATACGGCGTTTGCTTCATATTGTCTTTCCAATGGACCTTGAAAAATATTTTTAATCTGCTATAATTTTCTAAAATATTTTGTATTACTAACAAAAATTTCATCAAGTGATACAATTCAAGGATTGAAAAATGGCAACCATAGGCACAGAGAAGGAAATAAAGGCACTTATAGCTCCACTAACAGGCAAGGTTAGTTATACAATCAAAGGTCAAAAAGCCTTGAAACTGTATCACTATGCAAGCGGAGGCAAAATTTTTAAGCTTCGTTATAAAAATAGCAAAGGCGACTACACCACAGAAACAATAGGCACATGGCAAGAAAGAATATATGGTATAGTAGAAGTTATCCGCGATGCTTTACCAAAACTACAAAATCTCTCTGAAAACAAAACGATACATAAAAGCACACTATCTAACTTTCATGAGTTATGGCAGATATACAAAGAAGATGCGCTTGCTACGCAAGATTTTAAGACTTTACCATCTGAATTATCAAGATTTGAGTTTAATCTACTTAATATCATTAAAAATGTTAGTATTGATGAGATAAACAACCAAAGAGTGGCCACGCCACTGTTTCTAAGGGCGTTAAAAAGTCTGCAAACCAAGGCAAATCCAAAAAGTGATACAGTAAAGAAAGTGCTAAATAGATTAAATCAGGTATTTGATTTTGCGGTTATTAATGGCTATATTGAGAATAATCCTACAAGGGTATTATCTAAGAATTTCGAAAAGAACTTTATAAAAGTAGCTCCAACTCCAAGAAAGTCCATAGTCGATATCGAGCATTTTAAGACCCTTATATATAGCATGAATGAGTATTGGGGAGATATTAATGTAATAGGATGCATGAAATGGACTATGCTCTACGCGCTTCGTCCAAGCAATGCTAGGATGGCAAAATGGGAGGATATAAACCTTGATAAGAAAGAGTGGAGTATATCTGGCGATGATACGAAAATGGGGGATAAATTTATAATACCCCTTACAGATACAGCCATCAAGCTCTTACAAACTCTTCCAAGCTCTATTAATAAGAAAG
This window of the Campylobacter suis genome carries:
- a CDS encoding AMIN domain-containing protein, whose protein sequence is MKKIVCFVLFISLVVARENPFIPTTELNTSIMTTNLTESYEALEKQDVNFSKDASLLLNIIFNYQASDGTIRQKVIDVNKTVDSNEEYIISKTGILEADSIPKLDVSVTIPKQKPLDVNITKKGKHELSSIEAPAPVSIKLEPVKISDSATTVPVIAKKKEQVQKPEPTPATKAMEINTTLLSDTNNSLKISIKKDGDISVLAKTSPKTKKDAVVAKNATGMQTDKKNTLEDKLINNTGKPEHFAKSPKQNKKTTQKTKPKTLFSGLNFIKFEPTSNGLKIITKDKMIKHFAYEQRKIVIDFSARHKAFKTKEIVLNHGRFKDITIGWHKGNYRVVIRLNERSDYAVAPLKNEGYILELKR
- a CDS encoding tyrosine-type recombinase/integrase; amino-acid sequence: MATIGTEKEIKALIAPLTGKVSYTIKGQKALKLYHYASGGKIFKLRYKNSKGDYTTETIGTWQERIYGIVEVIRDALPKLQNLSENKTIHKSTLSNFHELWQIYKEDALATQDFKTLPSELSRFEFNLLNIIKNVSIDEINNQRVATPLFLRALKSLQTKANPKSDTVKKVLNRLNQVFDFAVINGYIENNPTRVLSKNFEKNFIKVAPTPRKSIVDIEHFKTLIYSMNEYWGDINVIGCMKWTMLYALRPSNARMAKWEDINLDKKEWSISGDDTKMGDKFIIPLTDTAIKLLQTLPSSINKKGYIF